The genomic interval tgttagaatattattttttaatattattattgttttgagatttgaaaaagttgaattatttattatattttatatgataatttaaaaaaattataatgataagatgagatgcgttgggataagttgagataaattttctACTCAAACCGACGCTGGTTTTCCCAAAACGGTGAAAATAAAGCAGATGCTTTTTGTATTTAAACACTAGAACAGAGTAAAGCATTACTCATAAACCTGAAGTTTTGTCCAAAGATAAATGCACGCTTATGAAATACCAAAAAACTCCACATGATTCCCACATATTGAAATACCAAATTTTGCGTCAACACTCAATGGGGATTTAAATATGTCAACTGTAAGTGTCCAGGTGAAGAGGGCTAGCAAAACATGCCCAGACTCCCTTGTCATCTTGCATCCTACATTCTGTCATTCTGCATCGtgttattttaaaagatataacTATATATGGTATTCTCTGGAGCGTTGAAAAACTAAAAGCCATTATATATATCACCGAAAGAGCCAGGCTGCCAGTGCTAAAACTTGAGAGGAAATGGCTCAGCTACCATGGTTGCTACAATCATGGCAAGAGCTACACAAAATACCAGTCAATCCCTTCCTAtctcttcttttcatcttttcatTTCTGTACGTCTTAAAACGTATACTCAGAAGCGCCAAATCCAATTTACCCCCATCTCCACCAAAGCTGCCAATCATAGGCAACCTTCACCAGCTTGGCACACTCCCACATCGCTCTTTTCGATCCCTTTCTAAGAAGTATGGCCCCGTCATGCTCTTACACTTGGGTCATGCTCCATCCCTTGTGGTGTCATCTGCAGATATGGCCAGAGAAGTCATGAAGACACATGATATCACTTTCTCAAACCGGCCAAGAACTACAGCTGCTAACATCTTACTATATGGTTGTACAGACATAGGGTTCGCATCCTATGGTGAATATTGGAGACAAGCAAGGAAAATCTGCGTTCTCGAACTTTTGAGCCTCAGAAGAGTGCAATCATTCCAATATGTAAGGGAAGAAGAGGTTATTTTATTAACAAGTAGGATACGTGAGTCGTGCCTCAAACAAACTTCTGTTAATCTAAGTGAGATGTTCTTTACAACCTCAAACAATATTGTCTCTAGATGTACGCTTGGACAGAAGTTTGAAGGAGGAGATGGTAAGAGCAGGTTTGCACAGCTAGCAAGAAGGGTAATGGTGCTATTGACAGCATTCTGCGTCAGAGATTTTTTCCCTTCTCTAGGATGGATTGATGTTCTTACGGGACTAATCCCAAGTTTGAAAGCCCTCGTTAGAGAAATTGATCCATTTTTAGATCAAGTTATTGAAGAACACAAGATAATGAGAGGCGATGATCATGACCAACCAAATAAGAAAGCTTTTGTTGATATTCTTCTCCAACTTCAAGAGGAAGGCAAGCTTGACTATGAGTTCACTCAAGACAACCTCAAGGCAATCTtactggtctctctctctctctctctctcaaacactTGGACACACGCATCCACACACACCAACACACAATCAcgtctaaagttttcttttcaaacaaatatttcaGGACATGTTTGTGGGAGCAAGCGAGACGTCTTCAACAATTATGGAATGGTTAATGGCAGAGCTCATAAAAAATCCAAACATTATGAAGAGAGCACAAGAAGAGGCGAGAAGAGTGGTGGGCAACAAGTTGAAGATAGATGAGAATGACATCGATCAAATGGTTTACTTGAAATGTATTATCAAGGAAACTCTCAGGCTCCATCCAGCACTTCCTTTTTTGATACCTCGAGAAACATCAGCAAGGGTGAAATTTGGAAGTTATGATATACCTTCGGAAACAAGAGTATATGTCAACGTATGGGCAATCCAAAGGGACCCTAAAATATGGGAGAGGCCCGAAGAGTTTCTCCCCGAAAGATTTATTGACAACCCTATTGATTTTAAAGGCCAAGACTTTGAATTTCTCCCATTTGGAGGTGGGAGAAGGGGATGCCCAGGGTTGGCATTTGGTCTGGCTTCAGTTGAGTATGTGATTGCCAACATGTTATGTTGGTTTGACTGGAGGTTGCCGACAGCTAGTGTAAAGGGGCAAGACTTGGACATGGGAGAAGTTTATGGGCTCACTGTGGGTAGGAAAATTCCTCTTCATCTGGTACCAACATTGCACTCTCCTTGATTGTCATCCATTTAAGACCAGGTCATTAGATCAATATCGTTGTgcaaataaaattactttttgatGCAAGAGGATCATGACCTTTGCTGATGTCGCCATTCACCCTTTGTTGCCTTAATTAATTGGTATACTTGTAGTAGCAACATGTGGCATTGATTTTGGTGGCTGTCACTGTAGTGCCTtgattcattttaattattgtcTTTGCATGTGAAAATGTgatcttgttcttaattaatgttttttcgaaacttgttttattaattatattcagGTATTGGGAGCTATCTTAAGTGATCATTAAGTAGGATAATAAAAGTCTTCATTTGTCATATATAAGCTTGATTAAATTAAAGGAGTAATCATGCATTCAACTCCAAGAAAGAATATCGATACTacttgagaattaaaaaaaaaaaaaaaaattgtattatcaGCGTATCAGTTTGTGATGCAAagtgtatctctctctctcttcttcttcttcttcttcttcttcttcttctttttttttttttttttttacctctttAACATCATAATTTTATGGCTACTTAACAAGccaattgtttatttattatttatataatacctaaatttaattatataataacttatatttaaattaattactttagATATcatgtaaatataatttaagttggtagttaatatttaagtataattttatcacaacatattattattataacttgaTAGTCTGTTAAGACATGGTTCTAAAAAATTGTCACAAAAACTTGGTTAACTTTCGAACGTTTATATTCTTAAGTAACTTTCACTGTACAAAAacattgtaaaaatattatttaagagaaataaaagttttttgaatccttaataataatattacacgttcaaatgtattttatacttttttttttttttatggaaaaatgttTCAGAAAAAGTATGTTCGGACAGATTATTAAAACTTTCCATCGTCAGAAAAtgtttttctatcttttgtGAGGGTTTTTACAAACTGTAacagaaatataatttaattacaattttttttttccacaaattcTAAACTGTCATGAAAAActaaatttgttgtagtggccCCTGCCAGCTTAGACAATTcaattacaagaaaaatctCCATGTGTCACTAATCCGATAAgactatatatcatgtatacatatatataaagagaaacaCTACTTTACCTCCCCAAAGTGACACCTCCATTTGACCGCTggtcaaaattctttttttttttttttttacttaataattaagaaagtgattttaaatatattgatgtattttttttattttttaaatatataaaaaaaatgtgaaaagaaaaaagaaaaaaaaaagattttacgCTGGGCGGTAAGCCCGGCGGTCAAAATGGGGCGGCATTGTAGCCGCacccatatataaaatatatatcacatgttttgctacatattatatttttagagtCGAGCCATTCTACCGTTTAGAATAGTCCGCTCAATCTAACCGCTAggtcaaatttaatattttattttttttgaattttttaattcacattttttaattattttaaaatatttttttaaaaaatataaaaatatatcaataaacaaatagtcactttcttaactattaagtaaaaaaaaaaattaaaagaaaattaaaatacttgaaATGTCAAAATGAGGGAGAGAAATAATTAGTGggcaaaataatatttttctttattttaaccCTTTTTAATGAGATTTGAGATGTTTGGAATTCTATATATGAATTAAATTACAAGCTAATTATAATCGCCTTGATACGTCATGAACGAAGTCATTCTTCACAAtatcatttgtatttttatgtaactaataataataataataataataaattagaccCCCGGGATTACCCACAAGATCCATGACGAAAATATATACGATATTGACAAACAAAAATACTAGAGTCACCGAATGTTAGATCCCGTcctgaaaaatttatttatttttatttttttatttagtgattaaagaagtactTTTTAgtgatgttataatttttttttttaaaagaaatgtttaagaatataaaaaaaaaacatttttattcttatcGAGACGGGTCTTGTGCTACATCCTCGGTCGATGTAGCACTGCTCATtaagggtgtaaattcaaaccagTAAACTGGAAAATCGGtctggatcggaccggaccggatcggttttatcggttttgaaccggtccggtccgggaccggttcttagaatgtgaaaaccggctaATTTCGGTTCGGTTCCGGTTTAGGAATTTTttggatcggaccggaccgaactggactggttgataaaaaaatataaaaaaaaaatatttttatatataagttttatacaaaatattatatatttattaatattaatatatataagttttatatataatgtataattataaatttatacattaaatgttaatttataatttcatatatatattcatatatgaaataatttcatagtataatttaaaaattattacattaaatgttaattcaatatataagtttataaataatactaatagtctaatatagactatagagtatagttatacttataattaatactaaaagtttttactaaaagtttataactaataataatattaaatatataatttataactaatactaatatataacttataactatatcaatagttttcaaaaaaccagaaaatcggtaaaaccggaagtaccggtttaggagggtaatcggtgcgtaatcggttttgaaaaatacaaaattgatacataccggtttggtcttatattttatccaaaaccggaccggaccggaccggttacacccctactgcTCATTGACAAAATTTCTTACAGTCTATACATGAACTGGATGAATTAGTAATAAGATTAAATCGGAAATTTCAAACGCGTGGAACCATGGCCATGCATACATGATCAGCAAAGACTACAAAAAGTAAGTGTTAAAGTCTATATGTTCATGTCTACGCTAgtaatcataaaaatatctcatttcaatgtTTAGATATAgagaataatgtagaaaataaaccatatattttttccgtaacaaaatatgcaattttctcaaaactcgACCTCAATTAACATGATCTATGAATTAACATAACCGGTCatgcttttaagactaaaacAAATCATACTAAAAAATTCTGTAACAACCCCAATCCACCTATGAGACCCGAATTTAGCAAGACCCATCTATCCAATTCGATTCTTAtgagtattttcaaaattcaattagCCCAAAGTTAATTAACTAGCCATTGTACAAACCAAATCCCCTCATGTCCAAAAACAAATTCGTTTCGAcgttgttttttgtttaaaaacgACGGTCTTCGGCTTCACAATGGGTTGGGCTTTGGGATGAACTTATAACACAAAAACTGGGTTATGACAATATCGATAGATAGATATATCACTACTCTAAAAAATCAAGTTCGGGGAATATCAAATACCATAAAAGATTTGAACGTGTCGTCTTTCCTGGCCTGCTACTACTTGCACGTATTACGTTGATTAGAAGGTCACCATTcgacaaatataataataataataataataataaagcattaataaattaataagtttaaattcataaattcataaacatcatcattaccaccattattattattattattattattatttgtaatcCCCAATCACACTTATatcatgatataatatattagaagtGATTGATCTATAGGtcaatcatttaaatacaatcaattaaaatgaattacacCGTTCATTTTACTAGAGACGACAAAACTTATTCTGAAAAAcgaaaattctcatttcacacACAAATTATAATGGTGTTCTATTTGTGTCAATGGAAGATTAAACAAGATGCACGGGGATTACATTTATAtcttgatataatatatcagaAGTGATTGATGTATCGgtcaataatttaaatacgaTTAGTTAAAATGAATTACAACGTTTATGTGATCATAGacgacaaatttttttttgaaaaacgaaaattctcatttcatacaAAATGATCATGATGTTCTATTTGTATCAATGGAAGATTAAACAAGATGCATGAGGATTACACTTATAtcttgatataatatatcagaTTTAGATACAATTGATTAAAATGAATTACACTATTCACATGACTAGAGACGACAAAACTCATTCTGAAAAAcgaaaattctcatttcacacACAAATGATCAAGATGTTCTATTTCTATCAATGAAAGATTAAACAAGATGCTTGGGGATTACACTTATAtcttgatataatatatcagaAATGATTGATCTTAGGtcaatcatttaaatacaattaattaaaatgaattacacCGTTCATGTGACTAGAGACGACAAAACACAATCTGAAAAACGGAAATTCTCATTTCACAAACAAATGATCATGATTTGCTATTAGTGTCAACGAAAGATTAAACAAGATGCATGAGAATTACAGTTATAtcttgatataatatatcagaAATGATTGATCTTAggttaattatttaaaaacaattaattaaaatgaattgcaCCGTTCATGTGACAAGAGACGACAAATCATATTCTGAAAAACAGAAATTCTCATTTCACACACAAATGATCATGATGTTCTATTTGTGTCAATTAAAGATTAAACATGATGCATGCGGATTACACTTACATCTTGATATAAATCAGAAGTGATTGATCCATAGGtcaatcatttaaatacaattaattaaaatgaattataccGTTCATGTGACTAGAtgacaattaattaaaatgaattacacCGTTCATGTGACTAGAGACGACAAATCATATTCTCAAAATCAGAAATTCTCATTTCACACACAAGTGATCATGATGTTCTATTTGTGTCAATGAAATATTAAACACGATGCATGCGGATTACACTTATATCTTGATATATATCAGAAGTGATTGATCTATAGGtcaatcatttaaatacaattaattaaaatgacataCACCGTTCATTTGATTAGGGACGACAAAACTTattctgaaaaaggaaaattctcATTTCGCACACAAATGATCATGATGTTCTACTTGTGTTAATGAAAGATTAAACAAGATGCATGAGGATTACACTTATATCTTGATATAATATATCGGAAGTGATTGATCTATAGGTCAATCGTttaaatacaattaattaaaatgaattataccGTTCATGTGACTATAGACAACAAGTCATATCCTGAAAAACAGAAATTCTCACTTCACACACAAGTGATCATGATGTTCTATTTGTGTCAATGCAAGATTAAACGTGATGCACGCGGATTACACTTATATCATGATATAAATCAAAAGTGATTGATCTATATGtcaaacatttaaatacaattaattaaaatgaattataccGTTCATGTGACCAGACAACAAAACTTGTTCTGAGAAACAGAAATTCTCATTTCACACACAAATGATCACGATGTTCCATTTGTGTCAATGGAAGATTAAACAAGATGCTTGGGGATTACATTtatatctctatatattatataagaagTGATTGATCTATAGgtcaatcatttaaaatcaattaattaaaatgaattacacCGTTCATGTGACTAGAcgacaaaatttattctaaaaaatgaaaaaaattctcattttacACACAAACGATCTTGATGTTCTATTTGAGTCAATGAAAGATTAAACAAAATGCATGGGAATTACActtatattttgatatgatatatcagAAGTGATTGATCTGTACGtcaatcatttaaatacaattaattaaaatgaattacacCGTCCATGTAACTAGAGACGACAAAACtttttctgaaaaatagaaattctCATTTCACACACAAGTGATTAT from Juglans regia cultivar Chandler chromosome 2, Walnut 2.0, whole genome shotgun sequence carries:
- the LOC108986001 gene encoding cytochrome P450 71A1-like isoform X1, with translation MAQLPWLLQSWQELHKIPVNPFLSLLFIFSFLYVLKRILRSAKSNLPPSPPKLPIIGNLHQLGTLPHRSFRSLSKKYGPVMLLHLGHAPSLVVSSADMAREVMKTHDITFSNRPRTTAANILLYGCTDIGFASYGEYWRQARKICVLELLSLRRVQSFQYVREEEVILLTSRIRESCLKQTSVNLSEMFFTTSNNIVSRCTLGQKFEGGDGKSRFAQLARRVMVLLTAFCVRDFFPSLGWIDVLTGLIPSLKALVREIDPFLDQVIEEHKIMRGDDHDQPNKKAFVDILLQLQEEGKLDYEFTQDNLKAILLDMFVGASETSSTIMEWLMAELIKNPNIMKRAQEEARRVVGNKLKIDENDIDQMVYLKCIIKETLRLHPALPFLIPRETSARVKFGSYDIPSETRVYVNVWAIQRDPKIWERPEEFLPERFIDNPIDFKGQDFEFLPFGGGRRGCPGLAFGLASVEYVIANMLCWFDWRLPTASVKGQDLDMGEVYGLTVGRKIPLHLVPTLHSP
- the LOC108986001 gene encoding cytochrome P450 71A1-like isoform X2, with amino-acid sequence MAQLPWLLQSWQELHKIPVNPFLSLLFIFSFLYVLKRILRSAKSNLPPSPPKLPIIGNLHQLGTLPHRSFRSLSKKYGPVMLLHLGHAPSLVVSSADMAREVMKTHDITFSNRPRTTAANILLYGCTDIGFASYGEYWRQARKICVLELLSLRRVQSFQYVREEEVILLTSRIRESCLKQTSVNLSEMFFTTSNNIVSRCTLGQKFEGGDGKSRFAQLARRVMVLLTAFCVRDFFPSLGWIDVLTGLIPSLKALVREIDPFLDQVIEEHKIMRGDDHDQPNKKAFVDILLQLQEEGKLDYEFTQDNLKDMFVGASETSSTIMEWLMAELIKNPNIMKRAQEEARRVVGNKLKIDENDIDQMVYLKCIIKETLRLHPALPFLIPRETSARVKFGSYDIPSETRVYVNVWAIQRDPKIWERPEEFLPERFIDNPIDFKGQDFEFLPFGGGRRGCPGLAFGLASVEYVIANMLCWFDWRLPTASVKGQDLDMGEVYGLTVGRKIPLHLVPTLHSP